One Polaribacter sp. SA4-12 genomic window carries:
- a CDS encoding Hsp20/alpha crystallin family protein has product MSLVKFKNRKRPFRDLITRDYFDSDDFSGNRLWNNGQSLLENFWNGKSEEPALNIKEEDDKFEIELAAPGFSKKDFEVTVDDGYLNISAEKSDSKKEKEDNFTRKEFSYNSFSRSLLLPENIKEEEITASYHDGILSFDLAKKEETKKEEPKKIEIA; this is encoded by the coding sequence ATGTCACTAGTAAAATTTAAAAACAGAAAAAGACCATTTAGAGATTTAATAACAAGAGATTATTTTGATTCCGATGATTTTTCAGGAAATCGATTATGGAATAATGGTCAGTCGTTATTAGAAAATTTTTGGAATGGAAAATCAGAAGAGCCTGCTTTAAACATTAAAGAGGAAGATGATAAATTTGAAATAGAACTTGCAGCTCCTGGTTTTTCAAAGAAAGATTTTGAAGTAACCGTAGATGATGGTTATCTTAATATTTCTGCAGAAAAGTCAGACTCTAAGAAAGAAAAAGAGGATAATTTCACAAGAAAGGAATTCAGCTACAACTCATTTTCGAGATCACTACTATTACCAGAAAATATTAAGGAAGAGGAAATTACGGCTAGTTACCACGATGGAATTCTTAGTTTTGATCTTGCTAAAAAAGAAGAAACTAAAAAGGAAGAACCAAAGAAAATAGAAATAGCTTAG
- a CDS encoding carbohydrate kinase family protein, producing MSKIVCFGEVLWDVFPTHKKIGGAPLNVASRISSFNHKVAMVSAIGEDEYGKKLIEYLNQNKVNTENIQIKKEFQTGKVNVMLNEKGSASYDIKYPRAWDKIRFTEGARNLVLNADAFVFGSLVARDETSRNTLYQLIEFAKYKIFDLNLRQPYYTVEVLSYLMEKADFIKFNDDELYEVCKTLGSKYNSLEQNIKFIAEKTNTKHVCVTKGPHGAVLLYNGKLFYNSGFQIKVIDTVGAGDSFLGSLTSQLLNEVAPQKAIDFACAVGALVAQSEGANPKITIENINDFINPLN from the coding sequence ATGTCTAAAATAGTATGTTTTGGTGAAGTATTGTGGGATGTTTTTCCTACACATAAAAAAATTGGAGGAGCTCCATTAAACGTAGCCAGTAGAATAAGTTCATTCAACCATAAGGTTGCAATGGTAAGTGCAATAGGTGAAGATGAATATGGTAAAAAATTAATTGAGTATTTAAATCAAAATAAAGTCAATACAGAAAATATTCAAATTAAAAAAGAATTCCAAACAGGTAAGGTAAATGTAATGCTCAATGAAAAAGGTTCTGCGTCTTATGATATAAAATATCCAAGGGCTTGGGATAAAATAAGATTTACAGAAGGAGCAAGAAATTTAGTTCTAAATGCTGATGCCTTTGTTTTTGGAAGTCTTGTTGCAAGAGATGAAACGTCTAGAAATACATTGTATCAATTAATTGAATTTGCAAAATATAAAATCTTCGATTTAAACTTAAGACAACCATATTACACAGTAGAAGTACTATCATATTTAATGGAAAAAGCTGACTTCATTAAGTTTAATGATGATGAGTTGTATGAAGTTTGTAAAACACTGGGCTCAAAATATAATTCCTTAGAGCAGAACATAAAATTTATTGCAGAAAAAACAAATACCAAACACGTTTGTGTTACAAAAGGTCCACATGGAGCTGTTTTATTATACAATGGTAAATTATTTTATAATAGTGGTTTTCAAATAAAGGTAATAGATACAGTAGGCGCTGGCGATTCTTTCTTAGGCTCATTAACAAGTCAATTATTAAATGAAGTTGCCCCTCAAAAAGCAATAGATTTTGCTTGTGCAGTTGGTGCATTAGTAGCACAAAGTGAAGGAGCAAACCCTAAAATTACAATAGAAAATATTAATGATTTTATTAATCCATTGAATTAA